A window of Daucus carota subsp. sativus chromosome 2, DH1 v3.0, whole genome shotgun sequence genomic DNA:
aagCATCTGCttaatgttaattattttttacttaattCTTCAGCATTCAtatttattaatgaattgatttaaAATGTTTTCCTACCCCTCCGAACAGATTAAGGTTGATTGTCATTATGTCTTACAAATTCTTGATGTGTTGTCCACTAAGTTTGTTTAAACCAACTATCAGCTGGCTGTTAATACCATCAACCTGACTTCCCTTGACTAAGAGTTCGAGTAAAATCTGAAGTGACAGAAGCAAGCTTTGCAGATGAGATTTTTTCCATCTTCCCCCCTTTTCCACTTGGAGGGGGAGCTTTGGAACAATGGTAGCTTGTATGGTGTTTAGCGTACTATGATCTCTTTTCTATCATAGTGATGCTTTTTCTTTAATTAGAAATAAAGTGGGTAGTCTAATAAATGCCATATCTTAGCCTCTTAAACAATGTTAACTACCTACTACCAAAACGTTGGCAAGCAATTTCAAGCAGTAGTGTTAAAGAGTGTCACTTTTTCAGTTGTGAGTAATTCTGCATATTTTGATCCTTGGTAATCTTGTTTTGACTAAAGCCTGCCTGTATCTGTTCTTATCATGAATTAGGTTTCTATATATTGATCAGTTTTTATGGTTTTCATAATTGGATTCTTATCCTTTTCTTCTTGTAGTATGACAACTCCCAATGGGCGGTTTAAGACACAAACAAAAATTTGCCTATCAATGAGTGACTGTAAGTTTTTATAAACTGGGGACATAAGCTTTTTAGTGTGTTGTTTGACTGATAAATAAGTTTAATGTAGACTTTAGCAGATTATCTGTCAATTGAATTAAGGATTAATTAGCTTCACTGTGCCATTCTTCAGTTCATCCAGAAAGCTGGAATCCAATGTGGTCTGTTTCAAGGTGATACATGTGTCTTAAGCGGATGGTTTTTTTGCCTCTTTTTCCCACACTCTTTTCTCTTCCAAATATGAATTTTCTTATCAGATTATATGATGTATTTGACTTGTGCTaattatagtttataatatatgCAGCATTCTCACTGGACTGCTCTCTTTCATGGTAAGTATTTATCCTTCTATAATGTCATTTAAGTGTGACTTCACCTGTTTACATTATATGTCAATATATTGCATTAAAGCAGACACCTGCTGTACTTGAATCCCAGAACATAGGTTGTATTCTCTTGGAGAGACTAGAATGGGAAAGGAGTGGAGGGGAAATATAtggaaacaaaattatttgtaaagAAAAGTTATAGAAGAAAAGAGTCGACAAATTTTCAATGATGTAGTTTGTAGGAAAATTGAGGAGGTAGGACAATGGGACTTTTGTCGCAAATTGCTGTGATAGAGTTGTAGTTTAGATTGTATCTAGAGCCCATTTGAGTCTACTACAAAGAGAAGTTTTAATGTAGTTAATTGCTTATATGTTGTCCTCCTGTCTTGCTTTGCTGTAGATGTTTAACATACGATTTTCTTTTGTTGGTTTTCCAATGCAGATGGACACTAGTCCCACAACTGGTAGTGTGACGACTACTGTCGCAGAGAAGCAGCGACTTGCAAAGTCCTCGCTTGCATTCAACTGTAAGAAGTAAGTCCATTGAACACTAAATCGGGTTTAACATTATATTCCTCAGGTGTAGTACTTGAGCTGTATCAGGAATTTTCtgactttcctttctccaacagCGTGAAGTTTAGAAACTTGTTCCCGGAGTACGTGGAGAAATATGAAAAAGAACAGCAGCTCTTTGAAAAGGTTGTTCCTGAGCAGAAACGAGCTGAGCATGCTTCAGAGGAAGTGAGGCCTTTGTTGGAACAAAGAGGCCAGTCAATAGGAGAAGGCAATAAACCAGAACCTCAGCAAGACATAAAAAATGTTAGGAGGCAATCTTTCCCAACGTGGGTGCTGGTGTTGTTGGTTTCCATTTTCGGCATTGTAATATCATTGCCTCTGCTTCAGCTTTGATAATCCCCTCTACAAGACTGCTAGTAGTGGAGATTGAGAAATGTCGTAGTAATTATCATGAAACGCATGTATAAAATGGTGATATTCTCTGTCCTGTTGTGATTTTCCTCCTGTTCAAGTATTACATGCACCTGAGATTTTCCATAACTATTCAAGTTGGTTGCATCTTTATGCCTGTTGTATTTCTAGTTAGTGACACCTCGTGAGTTGATTAGCATTTCTCATTAGCATTTCGGCTAATAATGTCATAAAATTGGAAGGTTAACCAGCGGCTTGTGAGCAGGCTGGTCCGGTTCTGGCTTGCCAGGATTGAGTTAGTAGCCGGCTCGTTTATTTTCACGGTTTGTGTCGGTTCAATTTGAGCTGAATTGTAAGTCATTTTTTAGCGAGCCAGTTCCGGTATGACCACCCATCTGGCTGAATTGTAAGTCATTTTTTAGCGAGCCAGTTCCGGTATGACCACCCATCTGGCCAGTGGCCACCTCTAGTTATGACCATGTGATTTCAAGCCAGTAGCAACGTACTAGGCATGGAtgcaaatttaattttaatataaccCGGATGGTGAACCTTGTAAAGATAAATTTCATTATGCAACTTTGCGAGTTCTTTAAACTGTAAGATACTATAGTACTCCTTTTGTGCCTTGGGATAATATACATATGATATGTGACACGGAggttaaaagaaataaaatttagcaaagaaaaatgggtaaagtgaTGGGCCAAccaatatttaatgtataaaatgaaTGGAGTAGAAGAAAATAATGActatagttaaatttttatattataaaattttactattttttgaaatgtaaacaattgagtgTAAcgtccaaaaaggaaagtgtatacaAATGAACGGGACAAAATATTTACATCATTATACAGTGATTAACGTTTGCTGCATGTATAACATGTTTCGAGTATAGGATACTGACTCGACTGCTTTGATCAACATCAAGAGTTTGCTTAATGATCTGTAAATAGCTAAACTGAATCCTCTACGAATTAGCATGAGCAATTTTTATCAATTGCTAAATAGATAAACTCAATCATATATGAACTAGCATTAGCAATTTTTATCAATTCCTTAATGGCTAAACTGAATCATATACGAACTAGCATTAGTCATTTTCATCCATGGCTAAATGACTAAACTGGATCATATACAAACTAGCATTAGCAATTTTCCAGTACGTCCAAAAGATATGATTAAGTAAAAACAATCATTTGAAGaacatacatatatcatcaaatatTTCTGTCAAAACCCAACATTGCAGACACAGTTTTCACAACATGATTCGACAAATCAAAAACAACATAAAAACCGATAATCTGCCTTACTTGTCCCCATTAATATATCCTTGTTTGCGCCCCTCAAACCCGGGCCTCATAAGCTTCTTCTCCCTCTTAGCAATCTTCCTATCCTTCTTCTGCTTAGCTCTCTCTGCAATATTCCCCGCTCTCTTCTGCTGCTTCTCACTCTTCAACTTATTTGTAGTCTCCACTCTCTCCTTCCACTTACTGGCATTCTTCTCGTGCctcttcttctcctttttaaTACTCTCCTTCAAAATCTTGGTACTATCATGAACCTTAATCCCCATAGCCCTACTCGTTGCCGCCTTCCACGAATGCTGCTTAGCAACCACCTCCCCTTTCTCCGGATCCTTCTTCGCCTCCTCCAACTTCCTCGCTCGTTCCAACTCCACCGCCTTGGaccccttcttcttcttcttatcccTCCCAACCTCGTTCTCAATCCTCACCTTCCCAAACTCAATCCCCTGCGCCGCAGCCTCAATTTCCTTCTCCACATCCTTCTCAACACCCCCCTCCCCTCTCTCAACAACCTCCTTACCCGCCTCCTCCGCGTGATCATActccctcttcctcttcctaTCAATAACCGACCTCTTCCCCTGCCCCCTATTCGACCTCAAATCATTCAATTTCGCCCGTAACCGCTGCTGCAACTCCTCGTAAGTCACCGACGCCTTACTCCTCACAACCTCACTCTTCTTCTCATTCTCATTCTCAATTGACTTGTTCAGAATGTCCAGCGTCGTGGTATTCGAGTTTTCCGGGTCAAGACGAGCGCGACGAGCTTTCTTGATATTCTCTCGGGTCTGTTGTTTGGCCGAGGCCTTGGCCGCCTTGCTGAGGCCTTGATACCATGGCTTGGAGTCGTCATCAGTAGAGAGATAGTATTGAGCGGGAATGAGTTGAACAAGCTTGTCGAAGAAGAGAGAGTGGTCgttgattagggttttgaggtCGGTGGTGGTGGGGATTGGGGAGGGTGAAGAAGGGGTTTGTTTGGTTTTCTTCTTCATTGAGGCGAATGTTCGAATTGGGGGCGGGCAGGAGGGGTTGATCTGTTTTAGGGTTTATGATTTTACTCGCTCTGCACTCTGCTATATTAATCCTAATTCTTATACACATGTCAAAAAAAAGCCTAATTCTTATacaactttttctttttctttcactATTTtcgaatatattaatttgaatttaatgacATTGAAATTTAACGCTGTTTAAGAAGGATCTGAAATTGGGTTTTTTTATAAAGAAgaagaattttaatatttttaaaaattttgaaacattttatattgaatatagaTATTTTAGTAAATTTAGAATATTCGAtcaagatttaaattatttttaaaattttatgatattcaattttgtaaatataataaaatccgAGTATATtcctatatatttgtttttttttaaggtcacgtatgaattgtatcgaaatacagtAAACCGCATCTGGAATATctttctaaattatatataatatttttttttaaagataaactATGTACAATGTTGATCGTTTATATTGAAGTCTGACTAGAATTCTAACTATGTGACAAGAATTTCAACAGAATCAATAAAATTCTTTTACAAAATTTCAGATCGTGTAAAGATTTTcctaaaatttcaattaaaaagtatattaaattttataatttattaacattcttaaaattttaaaatagaataaatattttcttctgtTTGAATTGTTAATCAAGATTAAcggatttaattaaaaaaatattattatttttaagaaaattattaaagtaataattgtttctttacggaattatacatgattttatttctaaaacaaataatataataactatTCATTcttcacattatttttaattgtatttttattaattaatatatatgaataatccATGAATGAGCTATTGCACTCGAGTTGCCCGAAGAATGCTCAATGAATCTGCGTTTCTGTTGATCAATTTGTATGGGTTTCTAGTTTAACTTTGGCATCACATATGGCTTAAACAACCCGTGAAATTGAGCGCGATATTCTCTGCTGTCCCGGAAAACCCAGGTTCGACTATGACTCAcccacaaaattattaaaacaaatactaatttgtaacaagtattgtcaaaaaaaaaaaacctgtgAAATTGGTGTGACTTAAACAGCTGGTCGAGGAGGTAGAACAAATTCTCCTTGTAATAATGCAGCAGCTATGTATATTGCAATTTTTAAGAATGCAAACAGCAGATTGAGGTtgattgtgaaaatatctgACAAATTCTTGATGCGTTGTGACATCAGCTAGCTGTTAAAATCATCAACCTCACTTCCCTGGACTTAAATTAAGAAAGTTAAGCGGCCGTTATGATCATGTGATTTCAAGCCACTTATTAGGCATGCCTATGTGATTTTGATAAGCACACATGGTGAACCTTGCAGATATTAATTTCATTGCGGGATTTGAGTTGGTGATCAAAAGATTTATCATCAACTGTGATGTTGGGGAGTTCTATGCCTCTTAGCAAATTCTATAAACTATATGATAATCAAAGAATGTATAACAAATACAATTTACATGATTTACGTATGAATAACTTGCTTGGACTATAGGCTACTAAATTTGACTGCTTGTTCAACATCAACAAATGGTAGGGAGGAAACATCAAATTTACGGACTGCTTGTTCGAGTATTCCTGCTCAAGAGTCTGCTTAATGATCTGTAGAGGGCGGCTGTGGGGGTCACTGCCACAGGCGACTTCTGATCATCTCCCTCAGTCCGTAAATTAGTTATATCAATTGCTAAATGGCCATCATTCCTCACACGCGAAGAAGAGGGAGCGGAGGAAGATACAATTGGCGGCTGTGAATTCGCCAAACCCCCAGCATCAACAGGAGGAGCTGCCTCCAAGTCATCAGGGGAATTCGAAACAGTGTTTCTACAAAGAGGACAAGTCGAATGAGAATGAAACCACATATCAATGCATTGCATGTGAAAGCCGTGATTACATTTAGGTAAAAATCTGGCCTTTTCTCCTTCCGATACTTGACACAGACAGACCGAGCATTCTAAACCTAATTTATCTTCTGCTGCAGAGATTTGTACTACTTTAATAGAACTGAGAATCGACGGATCAAGTCCCTGGCGCTGTTGCAGAGTTGGCAAGTCTGAACTCGTGGCCTCTCTGGAGGTGCGACGGTTCCAGAAGTGGTGCCTCACGCTGTAAAGGCGAAAAATGATCACAAATAATACTAGTAAGAACAGGAGCATTATGGTGACTATAATGATTATCCCGGATAGCTCAACAGCGGCTGAATCATCTACCTTACCGCTTGTTACTCTGGCTGAATCACTCATTTTGTAGCTGGGAATCGTGGCGGTTTTACAAGTACTGTTTGAAAGATAAGCTGATCCTTTATTTTTCGGAGCAGATTAAGAAGTTGAGGATGAATTGAAAAAGAGTTGCAGTTTATTTATGTGCGCAAGTGACATGGAGAAGAGCGGACATGGAAGATGAGACGAAAGAGGGTGATTTAAACAGAGTCAAAGCAAATGAAAGAGTCAGGAGACGTGTCTTAATTCAATCACTGGCGGCGTATAAATTTTAGGGACAGAATTAAAGCAATAAAAGCAAAGACCAGGAAGAGTAGTGAAGAGTTGAAAGACTATAACAACTTGGTTTGGTCCTATTGACATTGAAATTTAAGTATTGAAGCACTAGCAGCAGGAGTAGTAGGGCCTTTTTGTTATGCAAGGTTGAATTTTCAGCCTGactgtttctttttcttatgCACTGGTGCTTGACGTTGGTTTTACTTTCACAGTTTTGCTGGGGTCTTGTTATGAGAACCCAAAACTACGTTTCATGGTATTCATTATTCAATATTAGCTGACCCGTAGGGTAAGTTCAAGAGCAATTGCAGAGTAAGTTCAATAACAAAGGCGGATGGTTAAGATATGGCATCATGATTGGATGACCTCAATTGTGatgtcaaaataatttatattttgataattaaatattaaatataatctaaattaataattgttgtgaagataaaatatttttcatcatcCGTTTCTCCATTATACTTAGTATTGATGTTACAAGAGTTTAAAATCATTAATGAATCCTACTGCTAAAATTGTAACAAAATCcatttctaataatttttttgttagatGGCAGAAATATATAGGgctttttttatacatatatatgttatatatatatatttcacaaataGTGGAaggataaattttatttacaaatatacttTCTTTCTCTCTCCTTTTCTAAAAATACGTTAATTCTATTTGAGCCTATTTGAGCCCATTAGAGGCCCATTCCCGCTCCAATCCCGCGCTCCGATCGCAGCCGCGGTTCTTCACTCCCGCACTCCGTCATCAACCCTCCGTCATCATCAACGAGCATCTAAACACTTTAAAAAGGTATAATCTCGGTTTTTAAAGTTTTAAttgtggttgcattcagttaatTCGATTTTGtagatttgatttgatttgtagATTCAAGCTATGTATTGCTTACGATTCCAGATTTCACTATGATTTGCAGTTTTGAGATTACAATAACTTTGTAGATGTTGTTGTTGATTTCGTAAGTTTGTGTTGCATATATCTTTATTCAAATGTTACTCTAAATTgcaattgtagtttattttgattaaattcatcATTGTTGTATTTTGTTGCTATTAAAGTTTATTTTCCATTGTTGTATTCAGTTGCTAGTTCAAATCGGTTGATTTCAGTTGCAATTGAGGTTTCTTTCAGTTGACTAACTATGATATATGAGATTATGAATTTTGCAACCAAAATAACATGAGAGTTCATTTTTTACTTGTGTTTTGGACTAGTGGTTGCTATTGAACTTGGTAGTTTTTAGTTGCAATTTATGTTGATTTAGTTATAGTAGATGCTACTGAAATTGGTTGATTTCAGTTGCAATTGAGGTTTCTTTTGGTTGACTAACCATGACATATGAGATGTTGGATTTCACAACCGAAGTACCATGCATTTCTTGTAGTACAAATGGTAGTTTTGGAATAGTGGCTACTATTGAAATTGGTAGTTTATGTTTATTGCAATC
This region includes:
- the LOC108205637 gene encoding ubiquitin-conjugating enzyme E2 34 — encoded protein: MAEKACVKRLQKEYRALCKEPAPQCVARPSSNNILEWYYVLEGSAGTPFAGGYYFGKIKFPPEYPFKPPGISMTTPNGRFKTQTKICLSMSDFHPESWNPMWSVSSILTGLLSFMMDTSPTTGSVTTTVAEKQRLAKSSLAFNCKNVKFRNLFPEYVEKYEKEQQLFEKVVPEQKRAEHASEEVRPLLEQRGQSIGEGNKPEPQQDIKNVRRQSFPTWVLVLLVSIFGIVISLPLLQL
- the LOC108205894 gene encoding protein PXR1 encodes the protein MKKKTKQTPSSPSPIPTTTDLKTLINDHSLFFDKLVQLIPAQYYLSTDDDSKPWYQGLSKAAKASAKQQTRENIKKARRARLDPENSNTTTLDILNKSIENENEKKSEVVRSKASVTYEELQQRLRAKLNDLRSNRGQGKRSVIDRKRKREYDHAEEAGKEVVERGEGGVEKDVEKEIEAAAQGIEFGKVRIENEVGRDKKKKKGSKAVELERARKLEEAKKDPEKGEVVAKQHSWKAATSRAMGIKVHDSTKILKESIKKEKKRHEKNASKWKERVETTNKLKSEKQQKRAGNIAERAKQKKDRKIAKREKKLMRPGFEGRKQGYINGDK
- the LOC108206842 gene encoding RING-H2 finger protein ATL3; this encodes MSDSARVTSGKVDDSAAVELSGIIIIVTIMLLFLLVLFVIIFRLYSVRHHFWNRRTSREATSSDLPTLQQRQGLDPSILSSIKVVQISAAEDKLGLECSVCLCQVSEGEKARFLPKCNHGFHMQCIDMWFHSHSTCPLCRNTVSNSPDDLEAAPPVDAGGLANSQPPIVSSSAPSSSRVRNDGHLAIDITNLRTEGDDQKSPVAVTPTAALYRSLSRLLSRNTRTSSP